The region TTTGCCTTTAAATCATCATTATACATCTCAATATTTTTATTGGGATGTCTTAGTTTATATCATTTTCTTTTTGAAAAAATTGATGTGTTTTTTCTGTTTTTCTTTCCTGTAGGGCTTTTTGTTTTTAGTTTCTTTTTAATTCAATACAGAGTTGAGATATTTATTTACAAAAGAATTAAAAAATTATATGATGAAGTTTCTATTTTGGATGCAACTTCTTTAACCGATAAAACGGTTACTACCGATATTTCTAGCTTAACAAAAGATATTAGGAATTTTGCAAAAGAGAAAAAAATTGAAATAGAATCATTAAAAGTTCGTGAAGAATACAGAAGAGAGTTTTTAGGCAATGTTTCTCACGAATTAAAAACACCTTTGTTTACCGTACAAGGTTATTTAGATACTCTTATTGAAGGCGGGGCAATTAAAGATAAAGAGTTAAGAAAAAAATACATTGAAAGAGCGTCTAAAGGAGTAGAACGATTAATTCATATTGTTCAAGATTTAGACATGATTACTAAATTTGAATCAAACGACTTAAATTTAGAACTTTCGAGTTTTGATATTATTGACGAAATTCAAAATGTATTCGATTTGCTCGAAATGGAAGCAGATAAAAAGAATATCATTTTAATGTTTGATGAAAAATATACTTCTAGTATCATAGTTACTGCAGACAAAGAGAAAATTCAACAGGTTTTAGTGAATTTGATTATGAATTCTATTAAGTACGGTCGTGAAAACGGAACTACCGAAGTGAGTGTTGAAGTAATTAATAAAAATAAAGTGTTAGTTCGCATTCAGGATAATGGAGAAGGGATTGATAAACAACATTTGTCTAGAATTTTTGAACGTTTCTTCAGGGTAAATAAAAGTGGTTCAAGAGCTGAAGGGGGTTCAGGTTTAGGTTTAGCCATAGTTAAACATATTATTGAAGCTCATCAAGAAAAAATATTTGTACAAAGCACTCCTAAAAAAGGTTCAGAATTTTCATTTACGCTTAAAAAGGGAAAATAATTCAGCCCAATTTTTAGAAAAATCAATTTTTCTAAATCCCGTATAAATGTCAATATTGTGTAATTTTTCTGCTGTAAATTTTTCTTGTTTACAGCTAGGAATACTGCCTTCTTTTTTAAGTTTTTTAGCTAAATATTCTTGTTCAAATTGTCCTGGAGTAGGAATAAAAAAAGCTTTCTTCTCTAAAAATGCCAAATCCATTATGGTAGTATAACCCGAACGACAAATAACTTTATCACTTTCATGAATGGTTTTTTCTAATTCTTTTGAATCCATGAAATTATAAGTAGTAAGCGTTCCGTCTTTTGTAATTACTTGTTGGTTTTCTACAATACCTCTTACTAATACAATGGGGTTTTTGTAATCTTTAAGTTCTAAAAGTAATTTGTCTTCTAGTAAAGTACGTTGAGGTTCGGGCCCGGAAAGAATAATTAATAAGTCGTTTTTAACAGGGTAACTTTCTTTTTTAAATCGGGTTAAAGGTCCTATAAATCGACAATTTTTAGGTAAATTTTCAACATGACTTAGTTTGCCACTCAAATTTAAACCTTCCTTAACATCTGGAATCCAACATTGATCAAATTTTTTAATGAAATGTTGATGCAATTTTGTAGAAATCCAAGAAGTGTTTCCTGAAAGAACTTGTATTTGATGTGTTATATAAATTGATGGAATTGATTTATGATAAACCCCAAATCTATTGTCTGAAAGAATACCTTTAATAGGGTATTTTTTAATTAGTTTAGAAATAATTTTTTTTTCTCTAGCTATAGCTAAAAGTAACCGAGGAATTTGTTTTATTATTTTAAATTTAAAGTCTTTCCCATTCTTTGCATATTCAATATTATAATTGGGTAAAACTTCAAAAATGTCTTCTGGAAATTCCTTTTTTAAAAGTTCTAAACTATTTCCGTCAGAAGCAATGACAGGTGTAAACCCATTTTCTTTTAATGCTTTAATAATTGGTATACATCTTGAGGCGTGACCTAAACCCCAATTTAAAGGTGTAACAAGAATAAAAGTAGTGTTGCTCAAAATTAAAATGCTGGACAATTGATTTTAGGCAAAGATACTAACTATTATGATTTCAGAAGTGTTAATAAATGTATAATGTTAAAGGGCTGCTTTAGGTATTTCAATATTAGAGTGTTGTGTGTGAAATGTGTAATTTAAGTTTATTTTTATACTTTTACCAAAAATTTTAAAAAGTCGTGGGAAGTAAAAATAAACTGAAGAGATTTAATGAAAATGCAACGTTTTCTAATGTGATTCAGCCAACTAGAGAAGAGGTGGTGAATGGAGAATTAGAAATGAGAGGTAAATGGAACAAAGAATTTTTTAAAAATAACAATCCAATTGTGCTTGAATTAGGTTGTGGAAAAGGAGAATATACCGTTGGATTGGCTGAAAAATATCCAGAAAAAAATTTTATT is a window of Flavobacterium indicum GPTSA100-9 = DSM 17447 DNA encoding:
- a CDS encoding sensor histidine kinase; its protein translation is MGVNFKKSYKFAFKSSLYISIFLLGCLSLYHFLFEKIDVFFLFFFPVGLFVFSFFLIQYRVEIFIYKRIKKLYDEVSILDATSLTDKTVTTDISSLTKDIRNFAKEKKIEIESLKVREEYRREFLGNVSHELKTPLFTVQGYLDTLIEGGAIKDKELRKKYIERASKGVERLIHIVQDLDMITKFESNDLNLELSSFDIIDEIQNVFDLLEMEADKKNIILMFDEKYTSSIIVTADKEKIQQVLVNLIMNSIKYGRENGTTEVSVEVINKNKVLVRIQDNGEGIDKQHLSRIFERFFRVNKSGSRAEGGSGLGLAIVKHIIEAHQEKIFVQSTPKKGSEFSFTLKKGK
- a CDS encoding glycosyltransferase; translated protein: MSNTTFILVTPLNWGLGHASRCIPIIKALKENGFTPVIASDGNSLELLKKEFPEDIFEVLPNYNIEYAKNGKDFKFKIIKQIPRLLLAIAREKKIISKLIKKYPIKGILSDNRFGVYHKSIPSIYITHQIQVLSGNTSWISTKLHQHFIKKFDQCWIPDVKEGLNLSGKLSHVENLPKNCRFIGPLTRFKKESYPVKNDLLIILSGPEPQRTLLEDKLLLELKDYKNPIVLVRGIVENQQVITKDGTLTTYNFMDSKELEKTIHESDKVICRSGYTTIMDLAFLEKKAFFIPTPGQFEQEYLAKKLKKEGSIPSCKQEKFTAEKLHNIDIYTGFRKIDFSKNWAELFSLFKRK